One Marinobacter panjinensis DNA segment encodes these proteins:
- a CDS encoding acyl-CoA dehydrogenase family protein produces the protein MIPRTLFDADLEGFRDSVRKFLQQEAAPYHEQWEKDGQVSRELWTKAGELGFLCPTMPEEYGGVGADFRYSAVIMEEVSRAGLSGIGWTLHSDIVAPYILNYGSEEQKQYYLPKLATGEMIGAIAMTEPGAGSDLQGVKTTAVKNAAGDHYVLNGSKTFITNGQLADLVIVVAKTDPKEGAKGTSLLLVESAWEGFEKGQNLNKVGMKAQDTSELFFQDVQVPADKLLGSMEGQGFFQLMAELPAERLQVGLTAVAAAEAAWQWTLDYVKERKAFGKPVIAFQNTRFKMAEMKAEITAARVFCDRCLELHLEKKLDIPTAAMLKQHTTDLQCKVMDECVQLHGGYGYMWEYPIARAWADSRVQRIYAGTNEIMKEIVARSF, from the coding sequence ATGATTCCACGCACACTCTTCGATGCCGACCTTGAAGGTTTCCGGGATTCCGTCCGCAAGTTCCTGCAGCAGGAAGCGGCGCCCTATCACGAACAATGGGAAAAGGACGGCCAGGTCAGCCGGGAACTCTGGACCAAGGCCGGCGAGTTGGGCTTTCTCTGCCCGACCATGCCGGAAGAGTATGGTGGCGTAGGGGCGGATTTTCGCTACAGCGCGGTTATCATGGAAGAGGTGTCCAGGGCCGGGTTGTCCGGCATCGGCTGGACCCTGCACTCCGATATCGTCGCCCCTTATATCCTCAATTACGGTTCGGAAGAACAGAAGCAGTATTACCTGCCAAAACTGGCCACCGGGGAGATGATCGGCGCCATCGCCATGACCGAGCCCGGTGCCGGTTCCGACCTCCAGGGTGTGAAAACCACGGCGGTAAAGAACGCGGCCGGCGATCACTACGTGCTTAACGGTTCCAAAACCTTCATCACCAATGGCCAGTTGGCGGACCTGGTCATTGTCGTGGCCAAGACCGATCCCAAAGAAGGCGCCAAGGGTACCAGCCTGCTGCTGGTGGAAAGCGCCTGGGAAGGCTTCGAGAAAGGCCAGAACCTTAACAAGGTGGGCATGAAGGCCCAGGATACCTCCGAGCTGTTCTTCCAGGACGTCCAGGTGCCGGCGGATAAACTGCTGGGCTCCATGGAAGGCCAGGGCTTCTTCCAGTTGATGGCGGAATTGCCGGCTGAGCGACTGCAGGTTGGTTTGACCGCCGTGGCTGCAGCAGAGGCGGCCTGGCAGTGGACGCTGGACTACGTCAAGGAGCGCAAAGCGTTCGGTAAACCGGTAATTGCGTTCCAGAATACCCGCTTCAAGATGGCGGAGATGAAAGCGGAAATTACCGCAGCCCGGGTGTTCTGTGACCGCTGCTTGGAGCTGCACCTGGAGAAAAAGCTGGATATTCCCACAGCAGCGATGCTGAAACAGCACACCACCGACCTGCAGTGCAAAGTCATGGACGAGTGCGTCCAGCTTCATGGCGGCTATGGCTATATGTGGGAGTACCCCATAGCCCGTGCCTGGGCCGATAGCCGGGTTCAGCGCATTTATGCCGGTACCAACGAAATCATGAAGGAAATCGTTGCACGCTCGTTTTAA
- a CDS encoding flavin prenyltransferase UbiX has product MTAAPDNPRVINLAFTGASGAQYGLRLLQCLVAADCRVHVMVSKAAQVVIATETDLKLPGNTPAMQEVLTSYAGARPGQVLVFGREDWFSPPASGSGEKAPLVICPCSTGTLSALATGASNNLIERAGDVALKERRQLILVPREAPYSEVHLDNMLRLTRMGAVIMPASPGFYHQPQSVSDLVDFIVARLLDHLGLPQDLMPRWGEERLKSKQPD; this is encoded by the coding sequence ATGACAGCAGCACCAGACAACCCGCGGGTGATCAATCTGGCTTTTACCGGTGCTTCCGGCGCCCAGTACGGCCTTCGCCTGCTGCAATGCCTGGTGGCAGCGGATTGCCGGGTGCATGTGATGGTCAGCAAGGCCGCCCAGGTGGTGATTGCCACCGAAACCGACCTGAAACTGCCGGGTAATACGCCGGCCATGCAGGAGGTGCTGACCAGCTATGCGGGCGCCAGGCCGGGGCAGGTGCTGGTATTCGGGCGGGAGGACTGGTTTTCTCCGCCGGCATCCGGCTCAGGCGAGAAAGCCCCACTGGTGATTTGCCCCTGCAGCACTGGCACATTGTCTGCACTGGCCACCGGCGCCAGCAACAATCTCATTGAGCGTGCCGGGGATGTGGCCCTGAAAGAGCGCCGACAACTGATCCTGGTGCCCCGGGAAGCGCCTTATTCCGAGGTGCACCTGGATAACATGCTGCGTCTGACCCGCATGGGTGCGGTTATCATGCCGGCCAGCCCCGGGTTTTATCATCAGCCGCAATCTGTCAGTGACCTGGTGGACTTTATCGTTGCCCGCCTGCTGGACCACCTGGGCCTGCCCCAGGATCTGATGCCACGCTGGGGTGAGGAACGACTCAAATCAAAACAGCCCGATTGA
- a CDS encoding 6-phosphofructokinase gives MAIRNAFYAQSGGVTAVINASACGLIQTARKHPDQIGKVYAGRNGIIGALKEELIDTSLESDDDIQALIHTPGGAFGSCRHKLKNFSENRREYERLIEVFRAHDIGYFFYNGGGDSQDTAYKVSQLAEKMGYPITCIGVPKTVDNDLPFTDCCPGFGSVAKYIATSTLEASLDIRSMCESSTKVFILEVMGRHAGWIAASGGLAGKGEGEPPHVILFPEVPFERERFLERVDFCVREYGYCVVVASEGAQYEDGRFLADAGAKDAFGHTQLGGVAPTLANMVRQALGYKYHWAVADYLQRSARHIASATDVEQAYAVGKVAVEMALAGKQALMPTIVREQSRPYRWHIGEAPLADVANQEKKMPIHYITDDGYGITQDCRDYLEPLIYGESFPPFDDGLPRVAKLKNQLVEKKLKADFQI, from the coding sequence ATGGCCATCAGAAACGCATTTTATGCCCAGTCAGGCGGTGTAACCGCCGTTATTAACGCCAGCGCCTGCGGGCTCATCCAGACCGCGCGCAAGCACCCGGACCAGATCGGCAAGGTCTACGCCGGGCGCAACGGTATCATCGGCGCCCTGAAAGAGGAGCTGATCGATACCAGCCTGGAAAGTGATGATGATATCCAGGCACTGATCCATACGCCAGGCGGTGCGTTCGGGTCCTGTCGCCACAAGCTGAAGAACTTTTCTGAAAACAGGCGCGAATACGAGCGTTTGATCGAAGTGTTCCGGGCCCACGACATCGGCTATTTCTTCTACAACGGTGGCGGCGATTCCCAGGATACCGCCTACAAGGTATCGCAGCTTGCCGAGAAGATGGGCTACCCGATTACCTGCATCGGCGTTCCCAAAACGGTGGACAATGATCTGCCCTTTACCGATTGCTGCCCCGGCTTCGGTTCGGTGGCCAAGTACATTGCCACATCCACCCTGGAAGCGAGCCTGGACATCCGCTCAATGTGCGAATCCTCCACCAAAGTGTTCATCCTGGAAGTGATGGGGCGCCATGCTGGCTGGATTGCCGCGTCTGGTGGCCTTGCCGGCAAAGGTGAAGGCGAACCGCCCCACGTCATTCTGTTCCCGGAAGTACCTTTTGAGCGGGAACGGTTCCTGGAGCGGGTGGATTTCTGCGTCAGGGAATATGGTTACTGTGTCGTGGTCGCTTCAGAAGGCGCCCAATATGAAGACGGCCGCTTCCTGGCCGACGCCGGCGCCAAGGATGCCTTCGGCCATACCCAGCTCGGAGGCGTAGCGCCGACCCTCGCCAATATGGTGCGCCAGGCGCTGGGTTACAAATACCACTGGGCGGTTGCGGATTACCTGCAGCGCAGCGCCCGCCATATTGCCTCGGCCACGGATGTCGAGCAGGCCTACGCAGTCGGCAAGGTGGCCGTGGAAATGGCCCTGGCCGGCAAGCAGGCACTGATGCCGACGATTGTGCGCGAGCAGTCACGGCCCTATCGCTGGCACATCGGCGAAGCCCCCCTGGCCGACGTTGCCAACCAGGAAAAGAAAATGCCGATCCACTATATTACCGATGATGGCTACGGCATCACCCAGGATTGCCGCGACTATCTCGAGCCTCTGATTTACGGCGAGAGTTTCCCGCCGTTTGACGACGGTTTGCCGCGGGTGGCGAAGCTGAAGAACCAATTGGTTGAAAAGAAGCTGAAGGCCGATTTCCAGATCTGA
- a CDS encoding methyl-accepting chemotaxis protein, producing the protein MRKLSLRFKLYALVISLLLVMGISIVVTAQLSLGQMEQRITSETRETVQSMAVERLSATAGKYGELVSGMFATAYRTPEVVRNVISRNIQADSSGRISRIDLQETIGAILEEQDSLSSIYAQFEPDAYDGQDRYFTGGVEEHSSDEGTLEIYYYRAPEGDVTFSRTEDPAIKYLETRNEFGIREAEWYLCSRDARKPCIMEPYEYEIEEGYSELMTSLVMPILKDDEFAGVTGVDINLSTLQQTVQNVSRELYDGESRVTLLSNKGLIAASSHYDDYLGRPLSEALPQQADQYTALHRGDGTYDDGETLAVSYPIEIDLPDTEWSLLIELPRETALADVAEITGLLSSEVSTTAGRQTMVGVLVSILAIVVLVVLVRSVTKPLNEIRDRMKNLASAEGDLTRELDIETHAELIELAGGFNTFLGRLREMINDLKEVNGKVSQQAADVGVIAGETDDQTERQHQDIESVVAAMNEMSAAAGEVAGFAGEAAENAQMAQDGVRFTQDTLTSALEGVSALAGDMDEASTAISHVATRSEEINRIIEVIRGIAEQTNLLALNAAIEAARAGEQGRGFAVVADEVRTLASRTRESTDEISQMIDGLQSDVSGAVTVIRSGVDRATRAVEGTREADHSLASVVERIATIVEHVTHVATAAEEQSSVSEEINQNLTRIGDAANDLRALAQRVSGSGRSLDEQVRALDSELSRLKT; encoded by the coding sequence ATGAGAAAGCTGTCACTTCGCTTCAAGCTCTACGCCCTTGTGATTTCCCTTCTGCTGGTTATGGGCATCAGTATCGTGGTGACGGCGCAGCTGTCCCTGGGACAAATGGAGCAAAGAATCACCTCCGAAACCCGTGAAACGGTTCAGAGTATGGCCGTCGAGCGGCTGAGTGCAACGGCCGGCAAGTATGGAGAGCTGGTCAGCGGCATGTTTGCGACAGCCTACCGGACGCCGGAAGTGGTTCGCAATGTGATCAGCCGGAACATCCAGGCCGACAGCTCCGGGCGAATCAGCCGTATTGACCTTCAGGAAACCATCGGGGCTATTCTGGAAGAGCAGGACAGCCTCAGCTCAATCTACGCCCAGTTCGAGCCCGATGCCTATGATGGCCAGGACCGCTATTTTACCGGTGGTGTGGAAGAGCACAGCAGTGACGAAGGCACCCTGGAGATCTATTACTATCGCGCGCCGGAAGGGGATGTGACGTTCAGTCGCACGGAAGATCCGGCGATAAAGTACCTGGAGACTCGCAACGAGTTCGGGATTCGCGAGGCGGAATGGTACCTGTGCTCCAGGGATGCCAGAAAGCCCTGCATCATGGAGCCCTACGAATATGAAATCGAAGAGGGCTATTCCGAGCTGATGACCAGCCTGGTGATGCCCATTCTCAAAGACGACGAGTTCGCCGGTGTGACAGGGGTTGATATCAACCTGTCCACGTTGCAGCAAACCGTCCAGAACGTCAGTCGTGAGCTCTACGACGGTGAATCGCGGGTCACTCTGCTCAGCAACAAGGGCCTGATCGCTGCGTCCAGTCACTACGATGATTACCTGGGCCGGCCACTCTCGGAAGCACTGCCACAACAGGCAGACCAATACACCGCTCTGCATCGTGGTGATGGCACCTACGATGACGGGGAGACGCTGGCCGTGTCCTACCCTATCGAGATCGACCTGCCGGATACCGAATGGTCGCTGCTGATCGAACTGCCCCGGGAAACTGCACTGGCGGATGTGGCCGAGATTACCGGGCTGCTGTCCAGTGAGGTGAGCACCACGGCCGGGCGACAGACCATGGTGGGTGTGCTGGTATCGATCCTTGCAATTGTGGTTCTGGTGGTACTGGTGCGCTCGGTTACCAAACCGCTCAATGAGATCCGCGACCGTATGAAAAACCTGGCCAGTGCAGAGGGGGATCTGACCCGCGAGCTGGATATTGAAACCCATGCGGAGTTGATCGAGCTTGCCGGTGGGTTTAATACCTTCCTTGGCCGGCTCCGGGAAATGATCAACGATCTGAAAGAGGTCAACGGCAAGGTTAGCCAGCAGGCGGCGGATGTGGGCGTGATTGCCGGGGAAACCGATGACCAGACCGAGCGTCAGCATCAGGATATCGAGAGTGTTGTTGCTGCCATGAACGAGATGTCCGCGGCTGCCGGCGAAGTGGCCGGATTCGCCGGTGAAGCGGCAGAAAATGCGCAAATGGCCCAGGACGGCGTGCGCTTTACCCAGGACACGCTGACATCAGCCCTGGAGGGTGTCAGCGCACTTGCCGGCGATATGGACGAGGCGAGTACGGCTATCAGCCATGTTGCCACCCGTAGTGAGGAAATTAACCGGATTATCGAGGTTATCCGCGGTATTGCCGAACAGACCAACCTGTTAGCCCTGAATGCGGCCATAGAGGCAGCGCGGGCAGGAGAACAGGGCCGCGGTTTCGCCGTGGTGGCGGATGAGGTAAGAACCCTCGCGTCCCGCACCCGGGAGTCGACCGACGAGATCAGCCAGATGATTGATGGCCTGCAAAGTGATGTGAGTGGTGCCGTCACCGTTATCCGGAGTGGTGTTGACCGGGCTACCCGGGCCGTTGAAGGAACCCGTGAGGCAGACCATTCCCTGGCTTCGGTAGTAGAGCGTATTGCCACCATTGTTGAGCACGTTACCCACGTGGCTACCGCGGCGGAGGAACAGAGCTCTGTCAGTGAGGAAATCAATCAAAACCTGACCCGTATTGGCGACGCCGCTAACGATCTGCGAGCCCTCGCGCAAAGAGTGAGTGGAAGCGGGCGCTCGCTGGATGAACAGGTGCGGGCGCTGGATTCCGAGCTGAGTCGCCTTAAAACCTGA
- the mpl gene encoding UDP-N-acetylmuramate:L-alanyl-gamma-D-glutamyl-meso-diaminopimelate ligase, whose product MHIHILGICGTFMGSLAVLARELGHIVTGSDQGVYPPMSTQLEAQGIGLMEGYRPDNLKPEPDLVLIGNAMSRGNPEVEAVLNQNIDYMSGPEWLAREVLRHRWVLAVAGTHGKTTTTAMLLWILEQAGFEAGYLVGGVPNDFPVSARLGNSDFFVIEADEYDSAFFDKRSKFVHYRPHTLILNNLEFDHADIFENVEAIERQFHHLVRTVPSRGLIVRPALDAHLDRALEMGCWTSIQATSVGSEVPYMADWRAELLAEDGSRFMVVHHEQPVATVNWSQTGLHNVRNALAAIAAARHVGVTPDHAVAALCRFSGVKRRMELLADIDGVHIYDDFAHHPTAITTTLEGLRNKVGEETILALIEPRSNTMQQGVHQQTLLPSAAAADRVIWANLNQMDWLPALIEGHNATAEAPERHCVESTVEALIGRVLEQVSGPCHIVIMSNGGFGGIHQKLIAELEGKTGQGTSA is encoded by the coding sequence ATGCATATTCATATCCTGGGAATCTGTGGCACCTTCATGGGCAGCCTGGCCGTGCTGGCCAGAGAGCTGGGGCATATTGTAACCGGCTCCGATCAGGGCGTGTATCCGCCCATGAGCACCCAGTTGGAAGCCCAGGGCATCGGATTGATGGAGGGTTACCGTCCCGACAACCTGAAACCCGAACCTGATCTGGTGCTCATTGGCAACGCCATGTCCCGGGGCAATCCGGAAGTGGAAGCGGTCCTGAACCAGAATATCGACTACATGTCCGGCCCCGAATGGCTGGCGCGGGAAGTGTTGCGTCATCGCTGGGTATTGGCGGTAGCGGGTACCCATGGCAAAACCACCACAACCGCCATGTTGCTGTGGATACTGGAACAGGCAGGTTTCGAGGCTGGCTACCTGGTGGGCGGCGTGCCCAACGACTTCCCGGTCTCCGCCCGGCTGGGTAACAGCGATTTCTTCGTGATCGAGGCGGATGAATACGACAGCGCCTTCTTCGACAAGCGTTCCAAGTTTGTTCACTACCGACCTCACACCCTGATTCTCAACAATCTGGAGTTCGACCACGCCGACATTTTCGAGAACGTGGAGGCCATTGAGCGCCAGTTCCATCATCTGGTCAGAACTGTGCCCTCCCGCGGTCTGATCGTGCGCCCAGCGCTGGATGCCCATCTCGACAGGGCGCTGGAAATGGGCTGCTGGACCAGCATTCAGGCCACGTCAGTCGGCAGTGAGGTGCCCTATATGGCCGACTGGCGGGCGGAGTTGCTGGCCGAGGATGGCAGCCGGTTCATGGTGGTTCACCACGAACAGCCCGTCGCGACAGTGAATTGGTCGCAGACGGGGCTGCACAACGTTCGTAACGCCCTGGCAGCTATCGCCGCTGCCCGCCATGTAGGGGTAACGCCGGACCATGCCGTGGCAGCATTGTGCCGGTTTTCCGGAGTCAAACGGCGGATGGAGTTGCTGGCAGATATTGATGGAGTCCACATATACGACGATTTCGCCCATCATCCCACAGCCATCACCACCACCCTCGAAGGGTTGCGCAACAAAGTGGGGGAGGAGACCATCCTCGCCCTGATCGAACCGCGCTCCAATACCATGCAGCAAGGGGTGCACCAGCAGACACTGCTGCCCAGCGCCGCAGCGGCAGACCGGGTAATCTGGGCCAACCTGAATCAGATGGACTGGTTGCCAGCGTTGATTGAGGGCCATAACGCCACAGCGGAGGCGCCGGAGCGTCACTGTGTGGAGTCAACCGTGGAAGCGCTGATTGGCAGGGTTCTGGAACAGGTCTCCGGCCCCTGCCATATTGTCATCATGAGTAATGGCGGTTTTGGTGGTATTCATCAGAAGCTGATTGCGGAACTTGAAGGTAAAACCGGTCAGGGAACATCAGCATGA
- a CDS encoding GrxA family glutaredoxin, protein MEQVTIFGRASCGFCTRARQLCEINDLPCRYVDIVEEGISKEDLSKTIGKPVHTVPQIFVGQVHVGGFDDFSRFLERVGTTAS, encoded by the coding sequence ATGGAGCAAGTCACTATTTTTGGCCGTGCTTCCTGTGGTTTCTGTACGCGCGCAAGGCAGCTTTGCGAAATCAATGATCTCCCCTGTCGCTACGTCGACATCGTCGAGGAGGGGATCAGCAAAGAGGATCTGTCGAAAACTATTGGCAAGCCGGTTCACACGGTACCGCAGATTTTCGTGGGCCAGGTTCATGTTGGCGGGTTTGACGATTTTTCCCGGTTTCTGGAGCGGGTCGGTACCACGGCCAGTTGA
- the rnr gene encoding ribonuclease R — MVSSKKTDNDPHAQREASKYDNPIQSREFILEHLKERGAPATHETLCEELGQQSEEGIEALRRRLIAMCRDGQLICNRRGAYLPIEEADLVTGRVTGHKDGFGFLIPDDGGSDLFLTARQMRQVFHGDRVAARVDRVDDRGRREGVIVEVLEYRTHQTVGRLFQESGISFVVPENARINHEVLIPAEHINEARHGQYVVVDILRQPTVRTQPTGKIVEVLGEHMAPGMEIDVAIRSYDIPHSWPPAVGEQAAEIPEEVTEKDKQNRVDIRNLRLVTIDDETARDFDDAIYCEPRPRGGYRLLVAIADVSHYVRPDTPLDEEAINRGNSVYFPDHVVPMLPEKLSNGLCSLNPGVDRLCMVADMTISAAGAVSGYTFYQAVMHSHARLTYNKVSDMLERPDSEPGYRLSEQYAHVLPHLHNLYNLYKLLRKARTERGAIDFETTETKVVFDADRKIEEIVPVQRNDAHKIVEECMLAANVATARFLKKHKVPSLYRVHDGPSEERLNAVRLFLSELGLQLGGGDKPTSADYRELLSSIADRSDANVIQTVMLRSLSQAVYSPDEGGHFGLGFTSYAHFTSPIRRYPDLIVHRGIKSIVHSEEGSKDVVVPPKKDPELAEYPYDMARMYQLGEHCSMTERRADDATRDVMAWLKCEYLKDHVGEEYEGVIAAVVPFGFFVELSGVYIEGLVHVSTLSGDYFHHDSAKHRLIGERTAMSFRLGDDVRVKVVRVGMEDRKIDLELVSEPQHRQADRDALEITKREPKDKGKGRGKGGKSAPGRSTRGDRGKGSGGKAGREKAGDAGEKPRRRKGSGSPTAGKQGRPEQVAPTYEDDGELSARDKLVAEAAKLALGKGKGKKPAGKTDGADKKRKPRKSGK, encoded by the coding sequence ATGGTTTCCAGTAAAAAGACAGATAATGACCCACACGCACAGCGTGAGGCCAGCAAGTACGACAACCCCATCCAGAGCCGGGAATTTATCCTCGAGCATCTGAAAGAGAGGGGCGCGCCGGCCACCCACGAAACCCTGTGTGAAGAGCTCGGGCAGCAGTCCGAAGAGGGCATCGAAGCCCTGCGTCGCCGGCTGATCGCCATGTGTCGCGATGGACAGCTGATCTGCAACCGCCGTGGTGCCTACCTGCCCATCGAAGAGGCGGACCTGGTGACAGGCCGCGTAACGGGGCACAAGGACGGATTCGGGTTCCTGATACCGGATGATGGTGGGTCAGACCTGTTCCTGACAGCACGCCAGATGCGCCAGGTTTTCCATGGGGATCGGGTTGCTGCTCGCGTGGACCGGGTTGATGACCGGGGTCGTCGTGAAGGTGTGATCGTCGAGGTGCTGGAATATCGTACCCATCAGACTGTTGGCCGGCTGTTCCAGGAAAGCGGCATTTCCTTCGTGGTTCCGGAGAATGCCCGCATCAATCACGAAGTGTTGATTCCCGCTGAACACATTAACGAAGCGCGGCATGGCCAGTACGTGGTGGTGGATATCCTGCGTCAGCCCACGGTGCGCACCCAGCCCACAGGCAAGATAGTGGAAGTGCTTGGCGAGCACATGGCGCCGGGCATGGAAATCGATGTGGCGATCCGCTCCTACGATATCCCCCATAGCTGGCCGCCGGCGGTGGGTGAGCAGGCGGCGGAGATCCCCGAGGAGGTCACTGAGAAGGATAAGCAGAACCGGGTGGATATCCGCAACCTGCGCCTGGTGACCATTGATGATGAAACCGCGCGGGATTTTGATGACGCCATCTACTGTGAGCCACGTCCACGCGGAGGCTACCGCTTGCTGGTGGCGATCGCGGATGTGTCCCACTACGTGCGCCCCGACACGCCGCTGGATGAAGAGGCGATCAACCGCGGCAACTCCGTGTATTTCCCGGATCACGTCGTGCCCATGCTCCCGGAAAAGCTGTCCAATGGCCTGTGTTCGCTGAACCCGGGCGTGGATCGGTTGTGCATGGTGGCGGACATGACCATCAGCGCGGCAGGTGCCGTCAGTGGTTATACCTTCTACCAGGCGGTGATGCACAGCCATGCGCGGCTGACCTACAACAAGGTCAGCGACATGCTGGAGCGGCCGGATTCCGAACCGGGCTACAGGCTTTCGGAGCAGTACGCCCACGTGCTGCCGCACCTGCACAACCTCTACAACCTCTATAAGTTGCTGCGCAAGGCCCGAACCGAGCGGGGTGCCATCGATTTCGAAACCACGGAAACCAAGGTTGTGTTCGATGCGGACCGCAAGATCGAGGAAATCGTTCCGGTCCAGCGTAACGACGCCCACAAGATTGTCGAGGAATGCATGCTGGCTGCCAACGTGGCAACAGCGCGATTCCTCAAGAAGCACAAGGTGCCTTCGCTGTATCGTGTGCACGACGGCCCTTCAGAAGAACGGCTTAATGCGGTGCGGCTGTTCCTGAGTGAGCTGGGTCTGCAGCTGGGTGGCGGCGACAAGCCAACGTCGGCTGATTACCGGGAGCTTTTGTCCAGCATTGCTGACCGCTCCGATGCCAATGTGATCCAGACCGTGATGCTGCGCTCTCTCAGTCAGGCAGTTTACAGCCCGGATGAGGGTGGCCACTTTGGTCTCGGCTTTACCAGCTATGCCCATTTCACCTCGCCGATTCGCCGGTATCCGGACCTGATTGTGCATCGGGGCATCAAGTCCATCGTGCACAGTGAGGAAGGCAGCAAGGATGTTGTGGTGCCGCCGAAAAAGGACCCGGAGCTGGCGGAATACCCTTATGACATGGCCCGGATGTATCAGTTGGGTGAGCACTGCTCAATGACCGAGCGCCGTGCTGACGATGCCACCCGGGATGTGATGGCCTGGCTCAAGTGTGAGTACCTGAAGGACCATGTGGGCGAGGAGTACGAAGGTGTTATCGCCGCAGTCGTGCCGTTCGGCTTCTTCGTGGAGCTGTCCGGGGTCTATATCGAAGGCCTGGTGCACGTATCCACGCTCAGTGGCGATTACTTCCATCACGACTCTGCCAAGCATCGCCTGATTGGCGAGCGCACGGCCATGAGCTTCCGCCTGGGCGACGATGTCCGGGTGAAGGTGGTGCGTGTGGGCATGGAAGACCGCAAGATTGATCTGGAACTGGTGAGTGAACCCCAGCATAGGCAGGCCGACCGGGACGCGCTGGAAATTACCAAGCGAGAGCCGAAGGACAAAGGCAAAGGCCGGGGCAAGGGCGGCAAATCCGCCCCTGGCCGCTCCACGAGGGGCGACCGCGGGAAAGGCTCCGGCGGGAAAGCCGGGCGCGAGAAAGCCGGCGATGCGGGTGAAAAACCACGCCGCAGGAAAGGTTCCGGGTCACCCACGGCCGGCAAGCAGGGGCGGCCCGAGCAGGTGGCGCCGACCTACGAAGACGATGGCGAGTTGTCAGCCCGTGACAAGCTGGTGGCTGAAGCCGCCAAGCTGGCGTTGGGTAAGGGCAAGGGCAAGAAGCCTGCTGGCAAAACCGACGGCGCTGACAAGAAACGTAAACCCCGCAAGTCAGGAAAATAA